ATCGGGCCTCCCGCGACGGGGACGAGCGATGCGCTTCCGGAGCCGAAGTCTCGCGGACCTCGACGAGGTCCCCGCCGAACATCTCGAGGGCTTGTTTCACCAAGGGATGGGCACGGGCGCGCTCGAACAGCACCAGCCGCTGCTCCCGCTCCTTGGCCGCTCGCATCTCGGCCATGGTCGGTCCCGGCTGATCCGTGTCCCCTAACTCAACCACGCGAAGCCGGGCCGGCTGGCCCGCCAGCCGCTGGCAAAGCTCGGTGATGGTCCGCAGATTGTCTGCCCTCTCGATAAACGACCGGGCCACCATCTCTCCCTTGGCGAAACCGATGGTGATCTGATCCCCATCGATCCCGACGAAGCGCGCTCGTTCGAGAAACGAGGCAATGCCGGGATGAGCGTTCGCGACCTCTTCCTGAAATTGTTCCCAGTCGAGCCGAAGCGGAAGGGCTGACGCAGTCACGGGTGCGGACAGTGCGGGTTCGTTCCCGACGGACAGTTTGTCGGCCGAAGCGGAACCCAGGACGGGGACCGGCGGTTGGCCACAGTCCCGAGCCGGGTCTGCCGACGCACGCGCAGCGGTCGACGTGGCGGTGCGCGGCTCTCCGGCGGGCGGCGCCGCCGATGACGGACTCGTTGTCACGGGCTTGCCTGACGCCGAGTTTCGGACCGCTGGAACTTTCGCCGCCCGTGCGGAATGTGAGAATGGGCCCGGTTTGCCGGCTGTTTCCGGCTTCACTGATGCAGCCGGTACAGCCTTCTCGCGCGCGGGGACAGCCGCGTCCCGTGTGCCGGAGCCGATCAGCCTGGTGGCCCGCACCGCGGCCACCTCCAGCACGTATCGGGGATGGGTGCTCAGCCGCAGGGCATCTTCGGCTTGGGTCAAGATCCGAAACAATTCCTGCACCTGCTCCGGCGTGAACATCTTGGCATCCGCTGCGAGCCGGCGAATGTCTTCCTCGGACGCCTCGATCAGCCCCCGCAGATCCTGCGGCGCCGGCACGACCGACGCCACCAGGAGATTCCGCACGTACTCGACGAGATCGGCGCAATAGGCGCGCAGGTCATGACCTTGATTAAGCAGGCGGTGGATCACGCGCAGCGCCGCCGGGCTGTCTTGCGCAATGACGGCCTCGATCATCGCGCGGACGTGTTCCTGCGGCACGGCCCCGAGCAGCGCTTCCAAGTCGGCATGGTTGATCGTCTTCCCGCCGAAGGCCACCGCCTGGTCGAGGAGACTGAGCGCGTCCCGCATGCTGCCTTCGCTGGCCCGAGCCAGAGCGGTCAGGCTGCGCTCCTCTACCGTAATACCGTCCTGCGCGGCCACGTGACGCAGCCGCTCGATGATTTCGGCCCGGGGAATGCGCCGAAAGTTGTAGTGTTGGCAGCGCGAAAGGATGGTCGGCGGGATCTTATGAATCTCGGTGGTCGCGAAGATGAACACCACGTGCGGCGGCGGCTCTTCCAGCGTCTTGAGCAGCGCGTTGAACGCGGAATTCGACAGCATATGGACTTCGTCGATGATATAGACGCGATAGCCCCCGCGAAACGGCGTGAACTTGACGTTCTCGCGGATCTCGCGCACGTCGTCGACGCTCGTATTCGACGCGCCGTCGATCTCGATCACGTCCACCGAGGTTCCCTGTGTGATCTCGACGCAATTCGGACAGACGTTGCACGGCATGCCGGTCGGCCCCTGTTCGCAATTGAGCGCTTTGGCCAGAATCCGCGCGACCGTGGTCTTGCCCACGCCGCGGGTGCCGGAAAACAGGAAGGCCGGCGCGATCCGTCTCGTGTTGATTGCGTTGACCAACGTCTGAACGACGTGCGGCTGCCCGATCACGTCCCCAAACGTGCCGGGCCGGTACTTTCTGGCGGAAACCTGATAATCCAACGTCACAAGCTC
This genomic window from Nitrospirota bacterium contains:
- the dnaX gene encoding DNA polymerase III subunit gamma/tau, translated to MTLDYQVSARKYRPGTFGDVIGQPHVVQTLVNAINTRRIAPAFLFSGTRGVGKTTVARILAKALNCEQGPTGMPCNVCPNCVEITQGTSVDVIEIDGASNTSVDDVREIRENVKFTPFRGGYRVYIIDEVHMLSNSAFNALLKTLEEPPPHVVFIFATTEIHKIPPTILSRCQHYNFRRIPRAEIIERLRHVAAQDGITVEERSLTALARASEGSMRDALSLLDQAVAFGGKTINHADLEALLGAVPQEHVRAMIEAVIAQDSPAALRVIHRLLNQGHDLRAYCADLVEYVRNLLVASVVPAPQDLRGLIEASEEDIRRLAADAKMFTPEQVQELFRILTQAEDALRLSTHPRYVLEVAAVRATRLIGSGTRDAAVPAREKAVPAASVKPETAGKPGPFSHSARAAKVPAVRNSASGKPVTTSPSSAAPPAGEPRTATSTAARASADPARDCGQPPVPVLGSASADKLSVGNEPALSAPVTASALPLRLDWEQFQEEVANAHPGIASFLERARFVGIDGDQITIGFAKGEMVARSFIERADNLRTITELCQRLAGQPARLRVVELGDTDQPGPTMAEMRAAKEREQRLVLFERARAHPLVKQALEMFGGDLVEVRETSAPEAHRSSPSREARS